The following proteins come from a genomic window of Geminicoccaceae bacterium SCSIO 64248:
- a CDS encoding helix-turn-helix domain-containing protein, giving the protein MEPEHTNVTPSRLLHDPQRCQLVSAVLARIGDKWSVLVVLSLSDGPKRFNELKRAIGSISQRMLTLTLRGLERDGLVIRTVTPSIPPRVDYELTDLGRSLQEPVGAIGGWAFANLQKITDARKAFDERQDDA; this is encoded by the coding sequence TTGGAACCCGAGCACACGAATGTTACCCCGAGCCGACTGCTGCACGACCCCCAGCGGTGCCAGCTGGTCAGCGCCGTGCTCGCCCGGATCGGCGACAAGTGGTCGGTGCTCGTGGTGCTGTCCCTGAGCGACGGTCCCAAGCGTTTCAACGAGCTCAAGCGCGCGATCGGCAGCATCTCGCAGCGGATGCTGACGCTCACCCTGCGCGGCCTGGAGCGCGACGGCCTGGTGATCCGGACGGTGACGCCCTCCATCCCGCCGCGCGTCGACTACGAACTGACCGACCTCGGCCGCTCCCTCCAGGAACCGGTCGGCGCCATCGGCGGGTGGGCGTTCGCCAACCTGCAGAAGATCACCGACGCGCGGAAAGCCTTCGACGAGCGGCAGGACGACGCGTAG
- the otsB gene encoding trehalose-phosphatase: protein MTLEPPPPLAGQAIALFLDVDGTLIEIAERPGDVHVPLSLLRILERLQTELDGALALVSGRPISQLDDLFGHQAFSAAGLHGFEQRNLTTHDFRHAAPPEGIARARAVLERFVQDHPGMVLEDKGVTLALHYRQAPQLVEEARAFTAKVVDDSKGDLIVLPGKMVFELKPPGVDKGKAVEAFMTEAPFAGRRAVFCGDDVTDEAGFRAVNQAGGLSVRVGHGERPSDAACHVDSVPALRSWLATLLSEPAAA, encoded by the coding sequence ATGACCCTAGAGCCGCCTCCGCCGCTTGCCGGCCAAGCCATCGCGCTTTTTCTCGACGTCGACGGCACGCTCATCGAGATCGCCGAGCGGCCGGGCGACGTGCATGTTCCGCTGTCGCTCCTGCGCATCCTCGAGCGGCTGCAGACCGAGCTCGACGGTGCGCTTGCCTTGGTGAGCGGTCGGCCGATCAGCCAGCTCGATGATTTGTTCGGCCACCAGGCGTTCAGCGCCGCCGGCCTTCACGGCTTCGAGCAGCGCAACCTGACGACCCACGATTTCCGCCATGCGGCACCGCCGGAAGGGATCGCCCGGGCGCGCGCGGTCCTCGAGCGCTTCGTTCAGGACCACCCCGGCATGGTGCTGGAGGACAAGGGCGTGACCCTGGCTCTGCACTACCGCCAGGCGCCGCAGCTGGTCGAGGAGGCGCGGGCCTTCACCGCGAAGGTGGTCGACGACAGCAAGGGCGACCTGATCGTGCTGCCGGGCAAGATGGTGTTCGAGCTGAAGCCGCCCGGCGTCGACAAGGGCAAGGCGGTCGAGGCGTTCATGACCGAGGCGCCGTTCGCGGGGCGCCGCGCGGTGTTCTGCGGCGACGACGTCACCGACGAGGCGGGGTTTCGGGCGGTGAACCAAGCGGGCGGGCTCAGCGTCCGGGTCGGCCACGGCGAGCGGCCGAGCGATGCGGCCTGCCATGTCGACAGCGTGCCGGCGCTTCGGTCCTGGCTGGCCACGCTGCTGTCGGAACCGGCTGCGGCCTGA
- a CDS encoding 3-hydroxyacyl-CoA dehydrogenase NAD-binding domain-containing protein: MSELNRAACVGGGVIGAGWVARLALCGVDVTVFDPGKDAERVVGEIMANAERAWAQLPDLVLPPRGRLTFAPSLEQAVAGVQFVQESVPERLELKRSVLAAIDAAAPDDVLIGSSTSGLLPSDLQEGLRHPGRLVVAHPYNPVYLLPLVEIVGGRATAPETVERARTLYRTLGMKPVVIRKEIEAFVGDRLLEALWREALWLVKDGIATTEEIDDVIRHSFGLRWAQMGLFETYRIAGGEAGMRHFLAQFGPCLQWPWTKLTDVPDLDDALVERIAAQSDAQARGRSVRELERIRDDNLTAILRALAGAEGGSGWGAGAELRLLERTLRDRTKTD, from the coding sequence ATGAGTGAGTTGAACCGGGCCGCCTGTGTCGGCGGCGGCGTGATCGGCGCCGGCTGGGTCGCCCGGCTGGCCCTGTGCGGCGTCGACGTCACGGTGTTCGATCCCGGCAAGGATGCCGAGCGGGTCGTCGGCGAGATCATGGCCAACGCCGAGCGGGCCTGGGCGCAACTGCCCGACCTCGTCCTGCCTCCGAGGGGGCGGCTGACCTTCGCCCCATCGCTCGAGCAGGCGGTCGCTGGCGTCCAGTTCGTACAGGAGAGCGTGCCCGAGCGCCTCGAACTCAAGCGCTCGGTCCTGGCCGCCATCGACGCCGCGGCGCCGGACGACGTCCTGATCGGTTCCTCGACCTCCGGCCTCTTGCCGAGCGACCTGCAGGAGGGCCTGCGCCACCCCGGCCGGCTGGTGGTCGCCCATCCCTACAACCCCGTCTACCTCCTGCCCCTGGTCGAGATCGTGGGCGGACGCGCGACCGCGCCGGAGACGGTCGAGCGGGCCCGAACGCTCTATCGGACGCTCGGCATGAAGCCGGTCGTGATCCGCAAGGAGATCGAGGCGTTCGTCGGCGATCGGCTGCTCGAGGCGCTCTGGCGCGAGGCGCTCTGGCTGGTCAAGGACGGCATCGCCACGACCGAGGAGATCGACGACGTCATCCGTCATTCCTTCGGCCTGCGCTGGGCGCAGATGGGTCTGTTCGAGACCTATCGCATCGCCGGCGGCGAGGCCGGGATGCGCCATTTCCTGGCGCAGTTCGGCCCCTGCCTGCAATGGCCCTGGACCAAGCTGACCGACGTGCCCGATCTCGACGACGCCCTGGTCGAGCGGATCGCGGCCCAGTCCGACGCGCAGGCCCGGGGCCGCTCGGTGCGCGAGCTCGAGCGCATCCGCGACGACAACCTCACGGCTATCCTGCGTGCGCTGGCTGGCGCCGAGGGCGGTTCGGGCTGGGGGGCGGGTGCCGAACTGCGCCTGCTCGAGCGCACCCTGCGCGACCGCACGAAGACGGATTGA
- a CDS encoding DUF1203 domain-containing protein produces the protein MSFRITGLPPEPFRHLYGLPDAELATLGARRVIADSQPGYPDRIEMRDVRPGEALILVNYTHQPAATPFRSSHAIFVREGAERTYDAVDVLPEPLRLRPIALRAFDHDHFMIDAGLAECQGVEILIGRLLANPKAVYLQAHYASRGCYAARIVRA, from the coding sequence ATGTCGTTTCGCATCACCGGGCTGCCGCCCGAGCCTTTCCGCCACCTGTACGGCTTGCCCGACGCCGAGCTGGCCACGCTGGGCGCTCGGCGCGTCATCGCCGACAGCCAGCCAGGCTATCCCGACCGGATCGAGATGCGGGACGTCCGGCCGGGCGAGGCGCTGATCCTGGTCAACTACACGCACCAGCCGGCGGCGACGCCCTTCCGGTCCAGCCACGCGATCTTCGTGCGCGAGGGCGCGGAGCGGACCTACGACGCGGTCGACGTCCTGCCGGAGCCGCTTCGCCTGAGGCCGATCGCGCTGCGTGCCTTCGACCACGACCACTTCATGATCGACGCCGGCCTGGCGGAATGCCAGGGCGTCGAGATCCTGATCGGGCGCCTGCTGGCCAATCCCAAGGCCGTCTATCTCCAGGCCCACTACGCCAGCCGGGGCTGCTACGCCGCCCGCATCGTGCGGGCCTGA
- a CDS encoding 3-keto-5-aminohexanoate cleavage protein: protein MPLAPNRDVFITCAVTGAGDTTGRSPKVPVTPEQIAAAAVEAAKAGAAIAHIHVREPGTGKPARDPALYREVVERVRDSGVDVVLNLTAGMGGDLVLGSAEAPLPLSDAGTDLAGATERLAHVAELLPEICTLDCGTMNFGEGDYVMTNTPAMLRAMAGRIQALGVRPEIEVFDTGHLLLAKWLAGQGLLDDPVMVQLCMGIPWGAPDDIGTLMALVNNLPEGWIFSAFSIGRNQLPYAAQAVLAGGNIRVGLEDNLWLGKGQLASNGELVERAVTIAVAMGARVLGPSEVRERLRLTRHW from the coding sequence ATGCCGCTCGCTCCCAACCGCGACGTCTTCATCACCTGCGCCGTGACCGGCGCCGGCGACACCACCGGCCGGTCGCCCAAGGTGCCGGTGACGCCGGAGCAGATCGCCGCGGCCGCGGTCGAGGCGGCGAAGGCGGGGGCGGCGATCGCGCACATCCATGTGCGCGAGCCGGGCACCGGCAAGCCCGCGCGCGATCCCGCCCTCTATCGCGAGGTGGTCGAGCGCGTACGGGACTCGGGCGTCGACGTCGTCCTCAACCTCACCGCCGGCATGGGCGGCGACCTCGTCCTGGGCTCGGCCGAGGCGCCGTTGCCACTTTCGGACGCCGGCACCGACCTCGCCGGCGCGACCGAGCGCCTGGCCCATGTCGCCGAGCTCCTGCCGGAGATCTGCACGCTCGATTGCGGCACGATGAATTTCGGCGAGGGCGACTACGTCATGACCAACACGCCGGCCATGCTCCGCGCCATGGCCGGGCGGATCCAGGCGCTGGGCGTGCGCCCCGAGATCGAGGTCTTCGACACCGGCCACCTGCTCCTGGCGAAATGGCTGGCCGGTCAGGGCCTGCTCGACGATCCCGTCATGGTCCAGCTCTGCATGGGGATTCCCTGGGGCGCGCCGGACGACATCGGCACGCTGATGGCGCTGGTCAACAACCTGCCCGAGGGCTGGATCTTCTCGGCCTTCTCGATCGGCCGCAACCAGCTGCCCTACGCCGCCCAGGCGGTACTCGCGGGCGGCAACATCCGTGTCGGCCTCGAGGACAATCTGTGGCTGGGCAAGGGCCAGCTTGCCAGCAACGGCGAACTGGTCGAGCGCGCCGTGACCATAGCCGTGGCGATGGGTGCGCGCGTGCTCGGCCCGTCCGAGGTGCGCGAGCGCCTGCGTCTGACCCGGCACTGGTAG
- a CDS encoding alpha/beta hydrolase, whose product MANQDAREGRTDTAHTRDGTPISYRVDGREAGPRLALVHSLAMDKHFWDRAIAELGDRASVLTFDCRGHGRSGKPVGPYDVRQFADDLADLMDHVGWTGAAVAGASMGGCVALALAHRHPERVTGLGLFDTTSWYGETAVQAWDERARKAQDEGLEALVGFQATRWFNDGFREAHPEVLEAAIRVFLANDVDAYAASCRMLGDVDLRDALDGLDLPCRILVGSEDYATPPSMAEVLAERIKGATLTVLPGARHFTPLEAPAAIAGQLDALLRSHG is encoded by the coding sequence ATGGCGAACCAGGATGCACGCGAAGGACGAACGGACACGGCCCATACGCGCGACGGCACGCCGATATCCTATCGCGTGGACGGCCGGGAGGCGGGGCCGCGCCTCGCGCTCGTGCACTCGCTGGCCATGGACAAACATTTCTGGGATCGCGCCATCGCCGAGCTCGGGGATCGCGCGTCCGTCCTGACCTTCGACTGCAGGGGACACGGCCGATCCGGCAAGCCGGTCGGGCCCTACGACGTCCGGCAGTTCGCCGACGACCTCGCGGACCTGATGGACCATGTCGGCTGGACCGGGGCGGCGGTCGCCGGCGCGTCCATGGGCGGCTGCGTCGCGCTCGCGCTTGCCCACCGTCACCCCGAGCGCGTCACCGGGCTCGGCCTGTTCGACACCACGTCCTGGTACGGCGAGACGGCCGTACAGGCCTGGGACGAGCGTGCCCGGAAGGCGCAGGACGAGGGCCTGGAGGCGCTGGTGGGCTTCCAGGCGACGCGCTGGTTCAACGACGGCTTCCGGGAGGCTCATCCGGAGGTGCTGGAGGCCGCGATCCGGGTTTTTCTTGCCAACGACGTCGACGCCTACGCCGCCAGCTGCCGCATGCTGGGCGACGTCGACCTGCGCGACGCGCTCGACGGTCTCGACCTTCCCTGCCGGATCCTGGTCGGATCCGAGGACTACGCCACGCCGCCTTCGATGGCCGAGGTCCTGGCGGAACGCATCAAAGGCGCGACCTTGACCGTCCTGCCCGGCGCTCGCCACTTCACGCCCCTGGAGGCGCCGGCGGCGATCGCGGGACAGCTGGACGCCTTGTTGCGGTCCCACGGCTGA
- the otsA gene encoding alpha,alpha-trehalose-phosphate synthase (UDP-forming), with the protein MKRLVVVSNRVQSPTATRASAGGLAVGVLDALRASGGIWFGWSGEVGDRVDTAPKVQKSGRITTITVDLQRDEYEGYYGGFSNSTLWPLCHYRLDLASFDRNWYMSYRKVNQIFAERLGEYVRDDDLIWIQDYHLLPLAHELRQIGIRARMGFFLHIPFPAPEIWVALPWHEALVRALCECDVIGFQTEIDAHNFRAYVEREGIGEALNDTQMLVDGRKVDVDAYPIGIDVDSFVEMANSPEARRQGQRLRRSLMASELIIGVDRLDYSKGIDERLRAFEALLSNYPQHRGRVTYVQVSAPSREDVDEYVHIRHQVEQISGRINGKFGEFDWVPLRYINRSFSRRTLAGFFRLSLIGLVTPLRDGMNLVAKEYVAAQDPEEPGVLVLSRFAGAATRMEGALIVNPYDIEGVADSMHRVLTMPLEERRDRWRTLMTAVRQDDITTWRKAFVARLAGEREGVNA; encoded by the coding sequence ATGAAGCGGCTTGTCGTCGTCTCCAACCGGGTCCAGTCACCGACCGCGACCCGGGCGAGCGCAGGCGGCCTTGCCGTGGGCGTGCTCGACGCCCTCCGCGCGAGCGGCGGCATCTGGTTCGGCTGGAGCGGGGAAGTCGGCGACCGGGTCGATACCGCGCCGAAGGTCCAGAAGAGCGGCCGGATCACGACGATCACCGTCGACCTGCAGCGCGACGAGTACGAGGGCTATTACGGCGGCTTCTCGAACAGCACGCTCTGGCCGCTGTGCCACTACCGGCTCGACCTCGCGAGCTTCGACCGCAACTGGTACATGTCGTACCGCAAGGTCAACCAGATCTTCGCCGAGCGGCTGGGCGAGTATGTCCGCGACGACGACCTGATCTGGATCCAGGACTACCATCTCCTCCCGCTCGCCCACGAGTTGCGCCAGATCGGCATCCGCGCCCGGATGGGCTTCTTCCTGCACATCCCCTTTCCCGCGCCCGAGATCTGGGTGGCGCTGCCCTGGCACGAGGCCCTGGTCCGCGCGCTGTGCGAATGCGACGTGATCGGCTTCCAGACCGAGATCGACGCGCACAATTTTCGCGCCTATGTCGAGCGCGAGGGCATCGGCGAGGCGCTCAACGACACGCAGATGCTGGTCGACGGCCGCAAGGTGGACGTCGACGCCTACCCGATCGGTATCGACGTCGATTCCTTCGTCGAGATGGCGAACTCGCCGGAGGCCCGGCGCCAGGGCCAGCGCCTCCGGCGTTCGCTCATGGCGAGCGAGCTGATCATCGGCGTGGACCGGCTGGACTACTCGAAGGGCATCGACGAGCGCCTGCGCGCCTTCGAGGCGCTCCTGTCGAACTATCCGCAACACCGGGGGCGCGTGACCTACGTCCAGGTCTCGGCGCCGTCGCGCGAGGACGTCGACGAATATGTTCATATTCGCCATCAGGTCGAGCAGATCTCCGGGCGCATCAACGGCAAATTCGGCGAGTTCGACTGGGTGCCGCTGCGCTACATCAATCGCAGCTTCAGCCGGCGCACGCTCGCGGGCTTCTTCCGCCTGTCGCTGATCGGGCTGGTGACGCCGTTGCGGGACGGCATGAACCTCGTGGCGAAGGAATACGTCGCGGCGCAGGATCCCGAGGAGCCGGGCGTTCTCGTTCTCTCCCGCTTCGCCGGCGCGGCCACACGCATGGAGGGCGCGCTGATCGTCAATCCCTACGACATCGAGGGGGTCGCCGACAGCATGCACCGTGTCCTCACCATGCCGCTGGAGGAACGGCGGGACCGCTGGCGTACGTTGATGACCGCGGTCCGTCAGGACGACATCACGACGTGGCGCAAGGCCTTCGTCGCCCGGCTGGCGGGCGAGCGGGAAGGCGTCAACGCGTAG
- a CDS encoding NAD(P)H-dependent oxidoreductase gives MKLLHLDSSILGENSVSRSLSKAAVDRLRTEIPDLEVTYHDLVADPIAHLTGRYLAGQSPDVQHDQALQEDIAQGGRVLDAFLTADIVVIGVAFYNFTISSQLKAWIDRVTVAGKTFRYTEAGPEGLAGDKRVILTVARGGFYGAETPRAPFEHAETYLRSVLGFIGVTEPEVIVAEGLATGPEQRNKATTDALEAIAVLRAA, from the coding sequence ATGAAGCTTCTTCACCTCGATTCCAGCATTTTGGGCGAGAATTCGGTCAGCCGGTCCCTCTCCAAAGCCGCGGTCGACCGTCTTCGGACCGAGATCCCGGACCTGGAAGTCACCTATCACGACCTGGTTGCCGACCCGATCGCCCATCTGACCGGGCGCTACCTGGCGGGCCAGAGCCCGGACGTGCAGCATGACCAGGCGCTGCAGGAAGACATCGCGCAGGGCGGCCGGGTGCTGGACGCGTTTCTCACAGCCGACATCGTCGTGATCGGCGTCGCGTTCTACAACTTCACGATTTCCAGCCAGCTCAAGGCCTGGATCGACCGCGTCACCGTCGCCGGCAAGACGTTCCGCTACACCGAAGCGGGACCCGAGGGGCTGGCCGGCGACAAGCGCGTCATCCTGACCGTCGCGCGCGGCGGGTTCTACGGCGCGGAGACGCCGCGCGCGCCCTTCGAGCACGCGGAGACCTATCTGCGCTCGGTGCTGGGCTTCATCGGCGTCACCGAACCGGAAGTGATCGTCGCGGAAGGGCTGGCCACGGGACCGGAGCAGCGCAATAAGGCGACCACGGACGCGCTGGAGGCCATCGCGGTGTTGAGGGCCGCGTAG
- a CDS encoding glycoside hydrolase family 15 protein: MSTLDLGLIGNCTISALIDQQARIVWSCFPRLDGDPLFYRLVDNDGEHGLFGIEMAGCVRTEQAYEPHTAVLVTKLLDEDGHGVEITDFCPRSMRFGRVFHPTMIVRMLRPIGKVPLIRVRVRPRYGYGTQVPEITRGSNHIRYVGADQAVRLTTNAPVVYILDETEFRLETPVSFLLGPDESLRDAVQETARAFLEQTTDYWQTLSMRLQIPFEWQDAVIRSAITLKLCTFEETGAIVAAMTTSLPEADGETRNWDYRFSWLRDSLFVVRALNRLGYVETMESYLIYLRNIVGMSEDGYLQPVFGLALETKLIEREIETLAGYRGNRPVRVGNQAYEHDQHDGYGSVVLSASQAFYDSRLRRPAGEHTFHQLERVGEQAYARYNRPDAGLWEFRSFAHVHTHSAVMCWAACDRLAKIAGRLGLTERDAHWRSRAQEIRKTILERAWNREMNSFTAAFGGKEVDAGLLLLHEVGFVKATDPRFAGTVAAIERDLKHGPFLKRYRHEDDFGEPKNAFLVCSFWYIDALAAMGRRDEARELFERILSYCNHVGLLAEHVSIADGSLWGNFPQTYSHVGLIYCAMKLSRPWDDRV, encoded by the coding sequence ATGAGCACGCTCGACCTCGGCTTGATCGGCAACTGCACGATCAGTGCGCTGATCGATCAGCAGGCAAGGATCGTCTGGAGTTGCTTCCCGCGCCTGGATGGCGATCCGCTCTTCTACCGCCTCGTCGACAATGACGGCGAGCACGGCCTGTTCGGCATCGAGATGGCCGGATGCGTGCGCACCGAGCAGGCCTACGAGCCGCACACCGCCGTTTTGGTCACCAAGCTGCTCGACGAGGACGGGCACGGTGTCGAGATCACCGATTTCTGCCCGCGCTCGATGCGGTTCGGCCGCGTCTTCCATCCCACCATGATCGTGCGCATGCTCCGCCCGATCGGGAAGGTCCCGCTCATCCGCGTCCGCGTCCGTCCGCGCTACGGCTACGGCACCCAGGTGCCGGAGATCACGCGGGGCAGCAACCACATCCGCTATGTCGGCGCCGACCAGGCGGTCCGCCTGACCACCAACGCGCCGGTCGTCTATATCCTGGACGAGACCGAGTTCCGGCTCGAGACGCCCGTCTCGTTCCTGCTCGGCCCCGACGAGTCGCTGCGCGACGCCGTGCAGGAGACGGCGCGGGCGTTCCTGGAGCAGACCACGGACTACTGGCAGACGCTGTCGATGCGTCTCCAGATTCCGTTCGAGTGGCAGGACGCGGTGATCCGCTCGGCGATCACCCTCAAGCTCTGCACCTTCGAGGAGACCGGCGCGATCGTCGCCGCCATGACGACGTCGCTGCCCGAGGCGGACGGCGAGACGCGCAACTGGGACTACCGCTTCAGCTGGCTGCGGGACTCGCTGTTCGTCGTCCGCGCGCTGAACCGGCTCGGCTATGTCGAGACCATGGAGTCCTACCTGATCTATCTCCGCAACATCGTCGGCATGAGCGAGGACGGCTATCTCCAGCCGGTGTTCGGCCTCGCCCTCGAGACCAAGCTGATCGAGCGCGAGATCGAAACGTTGGCCGGCTATCGCGGCAACCGGCCGGTGCGGGTCGGCAATCAGGCCTATGAGCACGACCAGCACGACGGCTACGGCTCGGTCGTCCTGTCGGCGTCGCAAGCCTTCTACGACAGCCGCCTGCGCCGACCCGCCGGCGAGCACACGTTCCATCAGCTCGAGCGGGTCGGCGAGCAGGCCTACGCCCGCTACAACCGGCCCGACGCGGGCCTGTGGGAGTTCCGCTCCTTCGCCCATGTCCACACCCACTCGGCGGTGATGTGCTGGGCGGCCTGCGACCGCCTGGCCAAGATCGCCGGCCGGCTCGGCCTGACCGAGCGGGACGCGCACTGGCGCAGCCGCGCCCAGGAGATCCGCAAGACCATCCTGGAGCGGGCCTGGAACCGGGAGATGAACAGCTTCACCGCGGCGTTCGGCGGGAAGGAAGTGGATGCCGGCCTGCTCCTCCTGCACGAAGTCGGCTTCGTCAAGGCGACCGACCCTCGCTTCGCGGGCACGGTCGCTGCGATCGAGCGCGACCTGAAACACGGCCCGTTCCTCAAGCGTTATCGGCATGAGGACGATTTCGGCGAGCCCAAGAATGCCTTCCTGGTTTGCAGCTTCTGGTATATCGATGCGCTTGCGGCCATGGGGCGCAGGGACGAGGCTCGTGAGCTCTTCGAGCGCATCTTGTCCTACTGCAATCACGTCGGCCTGTTGGCCGAGCACGTCAGCATCGCGGATGGCAGCTTGTGGGGCAACTTCCCGCAGACCTATTCGCATGTCGGCCTGATCTACTGCGCGATGAAGCTCAGTCGCCCCTGGGACGATCGGGTCTGA
- a CDS encoding folate-binding protein, with amino-acid sequence MTERGFVRLHDRGVLSVEGADAEAFLQGLVSNDVARVTERQAGYGALLTPQGKFLFDFLLYRTAEGFLLETEAARLPDLIRRLTLYKLRSKVTLADMSERHAVLALLSADDGPGASEILETVAEGIIVADPRLADLGRRALLPPDAVDRVMGALGLAELPVAAWEKRRLALGVPDGSRDIEVEKGILLENGFEELGGVAFDKGCFVGQELTARTKYRGLIKKRLLPVVFEGALPEPGTIIRLGEREAGEVRSAADGRGLALIRLDQLAKAEASGLPLQAGDTVVRPQPPSWVRIARPDVKA; translated from the coding sequence ATGACCGAACGGGGCTTTGTCCGCCTGCACGACCGCGGCGTGCTGTCTGTCGAGGGAGCCGACGCCGAAGCCTTTCTCCAGGGGCTCGTCAGCAACGACGTCGCCAGGGTGACCGAGCGACAAGCGGGCTACGGCGCGCTGCTGACGCCGCAGGGCAAGTTCCTGTTCGATTTCCTGCTGTACCGCACGGCGGAGGGCTTCCTGCTCGAGACCGAGGCGGCGCGCCTGCCCGACCTGATCCGGCGCCTGACCCTCTACAAGCTGCGTTCCAAGGTCACGCTCGCCGACATGTCCGAGCGCCATGCGGTGCTGGCGCTCCTGTCGGCCGACGACGGCCCGGGCGCCAGCGAGATCCTGGAGACCGTGGCCGAGGGCATCATCGTCGCCGACCCGCGGCTCGCGGACCTTGGCAGGCGCGCCCTGCTCCCGCCCGACGCGGTCGATCGGGTCATGGGCGCGCTCGGCCTGGCAGAGCTGCCGGTCGCGGCCTGGGAAAAGCGCCGGCTCGCCTTGGGCGTGCCCGACGGCAGCCGCGACATCGAGGTCGAGAAGGGCATCTTGCTCGAGAATGGCTTCGAGGAGCTGGGCGGCGTCGCCTTCGACAAGGGCTGCTTCGTCGGCCAGGAACTGACCGCGCGCACGAAATACCGGGGTCTGATCAAGAAGCGCCTGCTGCCGGTCGTGTTCGAGGGTGCCCTGCCCGAGCCGGGCACGATCATCCGGCTGGGCGAGCGCGAGGCCGGCGAGGTCCGCAGCGCCGCCGACGGCCGCGGCCTGGCCTTGATCCGCCTCGACCAGCTCGCCAAGGCCGAGGCGAGCGGCCTGCCGCTCCAGGCCGGCGACACCGTCGTCCGGCCGCAGCCGCCGTCCTGGGTGCGCATCGCCCGGCCGGACGTCAAGGCCTAG
- a CDS encoding LysR family transcriptional regulator produces the protein MPVNLASIELRLLVIFDAVIAHGNVSGAAAHLGMSQPAVSNALNRLRQLLNDRLFIRTVDGMRPTPRAEDLAPPIRAALRQIEEALEATLFDAADANWTFNLAVSDQASVVLLPHLLEQISIAAPRIVLRIVSRPNEELPAVLDANEIDLAIGVIQTLPKRFKRMTLYDDGYVCMMRHDHPLAGRPITREEFLTCEHLAVKPGAGDMSRADRLLASEGIRRRTVTTVHQFLAVPGIIARSDLIVLIFEKMAPVFDRSRFYFSPVPIPNLQVTATAVWSDVHTDRPAHRWLRRQLTAAARRITDEAA, from the coding sequence ATGCCAGTGAATTTGGCTTCGATCGAACTTCGGCTTCTGGTCATTTTCGACGCGGTCATCGCGCACGGTAACGTCAGCGGCGCGGCCGCCCATCTCGGCATGTCCCAACCGGCGGTCAGCAACGCCCTCAACCGCCTGAGGCAGCTTCTGAACGACCGCCTCTTCATCCGGACCGTCGACGGCATGCGGCCGACGCCGCGCGCGGAGGACCTCGCTCCCCCGATCCGGGCGGCTCTGCGTCAGATCGAGGAGGCGCTGGAGGCGACGCTGTTCGACGCGGCCGACGCCAACTGGACCTTCAACCTGGCCGTCTCCGACCAGGCCTCCGTCGTCCTGTTGCCTCATCTGCTGGAGCAGATTTCGATCGCCGCGCCGCGCATCGTGCTGCGCATCGTGTCGCGGCCGAACGAGGAACTGCCGGCCGTGCTGGACGCGAACGAGATCGACCTGGCGATCGGCGTCATCCAGACGCTGCCGAAACGCTTCAAGCGGATGACGCTCTACGACGACGGCTATGTATGCATGATGCGGCACGACCACCCGCTGGCCGGCCGACCGATCACGCGCGAGGAGTTCCTGACCTGCGAGCATCTGGCGGTCAAGCCGGGCGCGGGCGACATGAGCCGCGCGGATCGCCTGCTTGCCAGCGAAGGCATCCGGCGCAGGACCGTCACGACGGTCCACCAGTTCCTGGCCGTGCCGGGCATCATCGCACGCTCGGACCTCATCGTCCTCATCTTCGAGAAGATGGCACCCGTCTTCGACCGGTCGCGTTTCTACTTCTCGCCCGTCCCCATACCCAATCTGCAGGTCACGGCAACGGCTGTCTGGAGCGACGTCCACACCGACCGTCCCGCCCACCGTTGGCTGAGACGCCAGCTCACGGCGGCGGCGCGCAGGATCACCGACGAGGCCGCCTGA